One genomic segment of Methylocystis sp. SC2 includes these proteins:
- a CDS encoding CopD family protein, protein MGPLAPLAPYFLALHIVALALWCAGLIALPLMLSRHDPAISQSDYARIRRYTHFAYTLGVTPAAVLAVASGTALVFLRDAFTPWMFLKLVFVAALVFTHGWVGHTVTMMEETHGLHQPPHPALQATAAFIPILAILFLVLDKPDLSEFRFPHWLSQPQGGQLPFLAPSR, encoded by the coding sequence ATGGGTCCGCTCGCGCCGCTGGCTCCCTATTTTCTGGCGCTCCACATTGTAGCGCTTGCGCTGTGGTGCGCGGGGCTCATCGCGCTGCCGCTGATGCTCTCGCGCCACGACCCGGCGATCAGCCAGTCGGACTATGCGCGAATCCGCCGCTACACCCATTTCGCTTATACGCTCGGCGTGACGCCTGCGGCGGTTCTGGCGGTGGCCTCAGGGACGGCGCTGGTGTTCCTGCGCGACGCCTTCACGCCGTGGATGTTCCTGAAACTTGTCTTCGTCGCCGCCCTGGTCTTCACCCATGGCTGGGTCGGGCACACGGTCACGATGATGGAGGAAACGCACGGCCTTCATCAGCCGCCGCATCCCGCCCTGCAAGCGACGGCGGCGTTCATCCCGATCCTCGCCATCCTGTTTCTCGTGCTCGACAAGCCTGATTTGAGCGAATTTCGCTTTCCGCACTGGCTCTCGCAGCCGCAGGGCGGTCAGCTCCCCTTTTTGGCGCCCAGCCGATAA
- a CDS encoding MFS transporter, producing the protein MNESGRIKGWRFLLLNVAAGAANVVMLSNVPGYTVLAPYAAGSLEGVTPSYGTWATTDHMVGIALGLPLSRWLSGRLGDYRVLVGALVAYAAASLMCAASETIWFFAPMRFLLGLIGGVALPLAQSVTLGQYRDDQRTLGVGFWGVMSMAPFTIGVFMGGFWAEYFNWRWLFYSNVMVALPAAAAIWALFYRRDVQRRMTRFDTIGFILLATVLLGVQTILNMGNDFDWFASPVLAWLLLIVLLALPMFIFWEFGERRPALDLRLFLHRNFAIATFCSLVGFLIIQGLLSVFIVQLQVLLGYTSSLAGMVYLAMIFLAMAAAAVVHEITRNVDARLIVFLNFIGLAVTFVWLGHYDKSASFDNVTTPMFFFGFSLAMFFAPLATLAMTGLAGERLIRAAEELAMLRTVFGAMGITLLGVLFFRRTPFHQLDLADHFGGRRFASLDLLASFLERMQAMGMSPNAARSRAAQLIRQQAGILALNDAFLFGAMTFILLAGVIWLAYPSYASKKRRQTLTRLTAEELMEQP; encoded by the coding sequence GTGAATGAGTCAGGGCGCATAAAGGGCTGGCGATTCCTGCTGCTCAACGTCGCGGCGGGCGCGGCGAACGTCGTCATGTTGTCGAACGTGCCGGGCTATACGGTGCTCGCGCCCTACGCAGCCGGGAGCCTTGAGGGCGTGACGCCGAGCTACGGCACATGGGCGACGACCGACCATATGGTTGGGATCGCGCTCGGCCTTCCGTTGTCGCGGTGGCTTTCAGGCCGGCTTGGCGACTATCGGGTGCTGGTCGGCGCCCTTGTCGCCTACGCAGCCGCTTCGCTGATGTGCGCGGCGAGCGAGACGATCTGGTTTTTCGCGCCGATGCGCTTTCTGCTCGGCCTGATTGGCGGCGTCGCCCTTCCGCTCGCGCAATCGGTGACTCTTGGGCAATATCGGGATGATCAGCGCACGCTTGGCGTCGGCTTTTGGGGCGTCATGAGCATGGCGCCCTTCACCATCGGCGTGTTCATGGGCGGCTTCTGGGCGGAGTATTTCAACTGGCGCTGGCTGTTTTATTCCAACGTCATGGTCGCGCTGCCAGCGGCGGCGGCCATTTGGGCGCTGTTCTACCGGCGCGACGTTCAGCGCCGCATGACGCGCTTCGACACGATCGGCTTCATTCTGCTCGCGACAGTGCTGCTCGGCGTGCAGACGATTCTCAACATGGGCAATGATTTCGACTGGTTCGCCTCGCCCGTGCTCGCATGGCTGCTCCTGATCGTTCTCCTCGCTTTGCCGATGTTCATTTTCTGGGAGTTCGGCGAGCGGCGGCCCGCCCTCGACCTGCGGCTGTTTCTGCATCGCAATTTCGCGATCGCGACATTCTGTTCGCTGGTCGGCTTTCTGATCATTCAGGGGCTGCTGTCGGTGTTCATCGTGCAGCTGCAGGTGCTGCTCGGCTACACGTCTTCGCTCGCCGGCATGGTCTATCTGGCCATGATTTTTCTGGCGATGGCCGCCGCCGCCGTCGTGCATGAGATCACGAGAAACGTCGATGCGCGACTCATCGTCTTCCTCAATTTCATCGGCCTCGCGGTGACCTTCGTATGGCTCGGCCACTACGACAAGAGCGCCTCTTTCGATAATGTCACGACGCCGATGTTCTTCTTCGGCTTTTCGCTCGCGATGTTCTTTGCGCCGCTCGCGACGCTCGCCATGACAGGACTCGCCGGCGAGCGACTGATCCGCGCCGCGGAGGAGCTCGCGATGTTGCGCACGGTGTTCGGCGCCATGGGCATCACGCTGCTCGGCGTTCTCTTTTTCCGCCGCACGCCCTTCCATCAGCTCGACCTCGCCGATCATTTCGGCGGACGCCGCTTCGCCTCGCTCGACCTGCTCGCCTCGTTCCTGGAGCGTATGCAGGCCATGGGCATGTCGCCGAATGCGGCGCGCAGCCGGGCGGCGCAGCTCATCCGCCAGCAGGCCGGGATCCTGGCGCTCAACGACGCCTTTCTGTTCGGCGCGATGACGTTCATCTTGCTGGCGGGAGTCATCTGGCTCGCCTACCCCAGCTACGCATCCAAGAAGCGCCGACAGACGCTGACCCGGCTTACGGCCGAGGAGCTGATGGAGCAGCCGTAA